A genomic segment from Thermotoga neapolitana DSM 4359 encodes:
- a CDS encoding ABC transporter permease codes for MRFFKFLRDNFVLLALIALIVVFSSAYPDKFWSRMNLSSIVRQFLRLSLFALGPTIVIITGSMDLSYIGIWMLGGILTWYLHSQVGPLAILVYPLIGALTGLITGFLQVKGKIPSFILTLSITVTYWGITAWMSGGYPRVVRGYRFITASIIPFFPAAFFWALPLMFFVIFLMHRTRIGTYFYAIGSNEEGARVSGIDVEKYRILAFTLSGLITGTGMIILFPLMGGSVPTELKLGSLIDPLIAIVLGGTSLAGGVGSPAKTLLGAITFAVIQRGISLTFWKPELIQLILGLIVLGAILTGTRRLRGMIVK; via the coding sequence GTGCGGTTTTTCAAATTCCTGAGAGATAACTTCGTATTATTGGCACTGATCGCCTTAATTGTGGTTTTCTCCTCCGCATACCCGGATAAATTCTGGTCTCGTATGAATCTCTCCTCAATAGTTAGGCAGTTCCTCAGGCTTTCTCTTTTCGCTTTGGGACCCACCATTGTGATCATCACGGGTTCCATGGATCTGTCGTACATCGGTATATGGATGTTAGGGGGTATTCTCACCTGGTACCTCCACTCCCAGGTCGGACCCCTGGCTATCTTGGTCTATCCCCTGATAGGAGCTCTCACCGGTCTGATAACCGGTTTCTTACAGGTGAAGGGAAAGATCCCTTCCTTCATTCTCACCCTGAGCATCACAGTCACTTATTGGGGGATAACCGCCTGGATGTCAGGAGGATACCCAAGAGTCGTCAGGGGATATCGTTTCATAACGGCTTCCATCATCCCATTCTTTCCGGCAGCGTTCTTCTGGGCGCTCCCCCTGATGTTCTTTGTCATCTTCCTGATGCACCGCACCAGAATCGGCACGTACTTCTACGCAATTGGTTCAAACGAGGAAGGAGCACGAGTAAGTGGAATAGATGTAGAGAAATACAGAATTCTTGCTTTCACTTTGAGCGGATTGATAACAGGTACTGGTATGATCATACTGTTTCCTCTAATGGGAGGATCTGTTCCAACGGAACTTAAACTTGGAAGCCTCATAGATCCACTGATAGCCATCGTATTGGGGGGAACCTCTCTCGCGGGAGGAGTGGGAAGTCCTGCCAAGACCCTGCTCGGTGCTATTACATTCGCTGTTATTCAAAGAGGAATAAGCCTTACCTTCTGGAAACCTGAGCTGATACAGCTGATTCTGGGATTGATAGTGTTGGGTGCCATTTTAACAGGTACCAGAAGGCTGAGGGGGATGATCGTAAAGTGA
- a CDS encoding sugar ABC transporter ATP-binding protein: MMKAETPLLEVCNVKKTFDGSVEALKGVSISVFPSEVLGIVGENGAGKSTLMKILAGIFPPDSGEIFYRGVPISFPRNPKEAVRMGIALVPQEQGVVPHLKVYQFALLGHEEKFSTVFGLKKKEMKSVVREILKELKIDCDVDSYMYELSLSTRKLVEIAKAFLSINLECEEERYPIIILDEPTAPLAIEQRENLFEFIMESKRTASFIFVSHIIPEILNFADRVYVLRDGMLIAHHDLRKEALTEEDLFREIVGRSSSEYMRRSALKKVQREREEILNVQNISKRGCYYNISFTLHRGECLGLFGASGSGKADILHTLAGIQDFDEGIIRVEGKVIKKGEAPYVRLEKYGIGYFSGETGKELFLNWSVARNISTLNLEKVTNYFVIDSRKEEEIATRVVKRLRIKCPSVHTECYSLSGGNKQKVSVGKWMEKSPKILLLEDPTIGIDVGAREDIYDALLEMKEKGISMILVSDDPKEYLLLCDRVLYIKGGRVEKELLPEELEVIMKEE; this comes from the coding sequence ATGATGAAAGCAGAAACCCCCTTGCTGGAGGTATGTAACGTCAAAAAGACGTTCGATGGGAGTGTGGAAGCCCTCAAAGGAGTGAGTATCTCTGTTTTCCCTTCTGAGGTGCTCGGAATAGTGGGAGAGAACGGAGCTGGAAAATCCACCCTCATGAAAATTCTGGCAGGAATTTTCCCACCGGATTCCGGGGAGATCTTTTACAGAGGAGTGCCTATTTCTTTTCCCAGGAATCCCAAGGAAGCGGTCCGAATGGGTATCGCTTTAGTTCCTCAGGAGCAGGGAGTCGTACCTCATTTGAAAGTGTATCAGTTTGCACTTCTGGGTCATGAAGAAAAATTTTCCACAGTATTTGGTTTAAAAAAGAAAGAGATGAAGTCTGTGGTTCGAGAAATTTTGAAAGAGTTGAAGATAGACTGTGATGTAGACTCGTATATGTACGAGCTTTCCCTCTCTACTCGCAAACTGGTCGAGATAGCAAAAGCATTTCTTTCAATTAACCTTGAGTGCGAAGAAGAGAGATACCCTATCATCATTCTTGATGAACCAACGGCTCCACTTGCGATTGAACAGAGGGAAAACCTGTTCGAGTTTATTATGGAATCAAAAAGAACCGCTTCCTTCATATTTGTTTCACATATCATCCCTGAAATACTCAATTTTGCAGACAGAGTTTATGTATTACGCGACGGTATGTTAATCGCTCATCATGATTTAAGGAAAGAAGCTCTCACGGAAGAAGACCTGTTCAGGGAAATTGTGGGAAGAAGTTCTTCCGAGTATATGAGAAGAAGTGCTTTGAAAAAAGTCCAGAGAGAAAGAGAAGAGATCCTCAATGTCCAAAATATTTCGAAGAGAGGCTGTTATTACAATATTTCGTTTACTCTGCACCGTGGGGAGTGTCTGGGGCTTTTTGGGGCGTCCGGATCAGGAAAAGCAGATATTTTGCATACGCTAGCGGGAATTCAAGATTTCGATGAAGGCATCATCAGAGTTGAAGGTAAGGTGATTAAAAAAGGAGAGGCGCCATATGTGAGACTCGAGAAATACGGAATAGGATACTTCTCCGGTGAGACGGGGAAAGAATTGTTCCTGAACTGGTCTGTTGCCCGAAATATCTCCACATTGAACCTTGAGAAAGTGACCAATTATTTTGTTATCGATTCTAGAAAAGAGGAGGAAATCGCGACTCGTGTGGTGAAAAGGTTGAGAATAAAATGCCCTTCTGTTCACACCGAGTGCTATTCCCTGAGCGGAGGTAACAAGCAGAAAGTCTCGGTGGGAAAGTGGATGGAAAAGAGCCCCAAAATACTACTTCTCGAGGATCCAACCATAGGAATAGACGTGGGAGCAAGAGAGGATATATATGACGCACTTTTGGAAATGAAAGAGAAGGGTATCTCGATGATACTGGTGAGTGATGATCCGAAGGAGTATTTGCTGCTTTGTGACAGGGTACTTTACATAAAGGGAGGAAGAGTAGAGAAGGAACTCTTGCCTGAAGAACTGGAGGTCATAATGAAGGAGGAATGA
- a CDS encoding sugar ABC transporter substrate-binding protein → MRRVFLVLVLSIFVASVLVGGPAWFEEFKKAHPNLDDEALRKELAKTYANAKPGEKFAIGYITWGLAQEYLMICWQAVEQACRQLGLEFIGAVAETDAAWIETTENMIAAGAKAIIYNCPSAAVMPELVRICNENKVFMATFFGYTGDFLPGDFGPYWVLDNTPMSDEQTYFPVMILMEKMRQNGKTKLLHHQASKTVATVSTVYINLGVFMAWKNYPEIQLLGHQYGEWTYEGGRKAALASLAIRKDYEGLWGANDSQTMGALRALEEHGLKIGPFTASRDMEYSTALEIMKGNFLCTSGFDIPYFAGRMVPMLYDMCVGEWYPLPEEMIQAPRLTVYGRLEEIEPLAKAAGIIDHPSFAMADPGEYFDKILAEMKKEKPNYPFDFRLMSLAKCKELGLKYDRHAGAEQFGIKHLGRFDYYYPVLSPRFGGSFEAFRAHVKALHEYFLDFSWADTWEEAEEYAKRFPPELKIEPVW, encoded by the coding sequence ATGAGAAGAGTTTTTCTGGTGCTTGTCCTCTCCATATTCGTGGCAAGCGTACTAGTAGGGGGTCCTGCGTGGTTCGAAGAGTTCAAAAAGGCGCATCCAAACCTTGATGATGAAGCGCTGAGAAAGGAGCTAGCGAAAACCTATGCCAACGCAAAGCCTGGAGAGAAGTTCGCAATAGGTTACATAACTTGGGGACTGGCTCAGGAGTATCTCATGATATGCTGGCAGGCCGTAGAACAAGCGTGCAGACAGCTTGGGCTAGAATTCATAGGTGCCGTGGCGGAAACTGATGCTGCGTGGATAGAGACAACAGAGAACATGATAGCCGCGGGTGCCAAAGCAATAATCTACAACTGTCCATCAGCTGCGGTTATGCCAGAACTTGTTAGAATTTGTAACGAAAACAAGGTATTCATGGCTACGTTCTTCGGTTACACTGGTGATTTCCTCCCGGGCGATTTTGGACCATACTGGGTTCTTGACAACACTCCCATGTCCGATGAACAAACGTACTTCCCGGTCATGATCCTCATGGAAAAAATGAGGCAGAATGGAAAAACCAAACTGTTGCATCACCAGGCTTCCAAAACAGTTGCCACCGTTTCAACCGTGTACATAAACCTGGGTGTCTTCATGGCTTGGAAAAATTATCCAGAGATCCAGCTTCTGGGCCACCAGTACGGAGAGTGGACCTACGAAGGAGGAAGAAAGGCAGCTCTCGCCTCCCTCGCCATCAGAAAAGACTACGAGGGACTCTGGGGAGCCAACGATTCTCAGACAATGGGAGCTCTGAGAGCTCTCGAAGAGCATGGATTGAAGATAGGACCGTTCACAGCATCTAGGGATATGGAGTACAGCACCGCCTTAGAGATTATGAAAGGGAATTTCCTGTGCACTTCAGGTTTCGACATTCCATACTTTGCTGGGAGAATGGTACCCATGCTTTACGACATGTGTGTGGGAGAATGGTACCCGCTGCCGGAAGAGATGATACAGGCTCCCAGACTAACTGTTTACGGAAGGCTCGAAGAAATCGAGCCACTTGCTAAAGCGGCCGGAATCATAGATCATCCGAGTTTCGCCATGGCAGATCCTGGAGAGTACTTCGACAAGATATTGGCGGAGATGAAGAAGGAGAAACCAAATTATCCTTTCGATTTCAGACTGATGTCGCTTGCAAAGTGTAAAGAACTGGGATTGAAATACGACAGACACGCAGGGGCGGAGCAGTTCGGCATTAAACACCTTGGCCGGTTCGATTACTACTACCCTGTTCTGAGTCCCAGATTCGGCGGAAGCTTTGAAGCATTCAGAGCTCATGTTAAAGCCCTTCACGAGTATTTCCTCGACTTCAGCTGGGCGGACACATGGGAAGAAGCCGAAGAGTATGCAAAACGCTTCCCGCCCGAGCTGAAAATTGAACCAGTCTGGTGA
- a CDS encoding ureidoglycolate lyase: MIRNLEVKELSNELFKPYGSVIDPEKLEPKMKEDIFTFWDGLAEMKVDGILTVGFLEVYERSKEFSKMERHIRTKEIFFVIDNSVIALVGKPTPDQDFPDPETVRAFLVKPGQGVLLKEGTWHWIPYPLAKKARLLVLFKKGTPDEDLEIKDLLEKGLSFRINI; encoded by the coding sequence ATGATCAGAAACCTGGAAGTTAAAGAGTTGTCAAACGAGCTATTTAAACCGTATGGAAGCGTAATAGATCCCGAAAAGTTGGAACCAAAGATGAAAGAAGATATTTTCACATTCTGGGATGGCTTGGCAGAGATGAAAGTGGACGGAATTTTAACAGTGGGTTTCTTAGAAGTTTACGAGCGCTCGAAGGAATTCAGCAAGATGGAGAGACACATCAGAACAAAGGAAATATTCTTTGTCATTGATAATTCCGTGATAGCTCTTGTGGGGAAACCCACTCCTGATCAAGATTTTCCAGATCCAGAAACTGTGAGAGCTTTTCTCGTCAAGCCGGGACAAGGAGTTCTGTTGAAAGAGGGAACTTGGCACTGGATACCTTATCCTCTTGCAAAAAAAGCAAGGCTTCTGGTTCTTTTCAAGAAAGGCACTCCCGACGAGGATCTTGAAATAAAAGACTTGCTCGAAAAGGGCCTTTCGTTCAGGATAAATATCTGA
- a CDS encoding sugar ABC transporter substrate-binding protein — MRGLLVLAVLMLSVLLLAQEIPEIVIGWAPPDITGVFKTATDFFNKAAEEAKKHGIPVKVITKAPQSHTAFADQIKIIEDFIQRKVDVIAISPIEVEVVKPALKKAKEAGIPIIVVNLLEPIEGLDVDCYIGFDNTVAGMISAYAVIDYFGGPGVLGEGENLNVPPEAYLDLGFWQAIYSPPMIEKIKDKIKARGAIIEGIAGGFFSTARLRGFHAVIDQFPGIEIVTTLPADWNREKAIKVAEDILTAHPKGTLDFIWAASNEMGLGAMLTCERMGRTEVKIFTNDGTPESVQRIREGRIIAETWHGFPEWGWYGTKYAVMLALGLKDLVPQFVDIRPRTEWKGNADMFYPNTYLEPTDWEAIKAEYLKRQKK; from the coding sequence ATGAGAGGGTTGCTGGTTCTGGCTGTTCTGATGCTGTCGGTTCTGCTGCTGGCACAGGAGATTCCTGAGATCGTCATAGGTTGGGCCCCACCTGACATCACTGGAGTTTTCAAGACCGCCACAGACTTCTTTAACAAAGCTGCCGAAGAGGCCAAGAAACACGGTATTCCTGTGAAGGTTATAACAAAAGCACCACAATCACACACTGCGTTCGCTGATCAAATCAAGATCATTGAGGATTTCATCCAGAGAAAGGTGGATGTTATAGCCATCTCCCCCATCGAAGTTGAGGTTGTAAAACCCGCTCTGAAAAAGGCTAAGGAAGCAGGTATTCCCATTATCGTCGTTAACTTGCTTGAGCCGATTGAAGGGCTCGATGTGGATTGTTACATAGGATTTGACAACACCGTAGCTGGTATGATCTCTGCTTACGCTGTTATCGATTACTTCGGAGGGCCTGGTGTGCTGGGAGAGGGTGAAAACCTCAACGTTCCTCCTGAAGCCTACTTGGATCTCGGTTTCTGGCAGGCAATCTATTCACCTCCGATGATCGAAAAAATCAAGGATAAGATAAAGGCACGTGGAGCCATCATCGAGGGAATAGCCGGTGGATTCTTCTCGACTGCCAGGCTCAGAGGATTTCACGCGGTGATCGATCAATTCCCAGGAATAGAGATAGTCACAACGCTTCCCGCAGATTGGAACAGGGAAAAAGCCATAAAGGTGGCGGAAGATATTCTAACAGCTCATCCAAAAGGTACTCTGGACTTCATATGGGCCGCCTCCAATGAAATGGGACTCGGTGCCATGCTGACGTGTGAAAGAATGGGAAGAACGGAAGTCAAAATTTTCACAAACGACGGCACCCCAGAATCTGTACAGCGAATACGGGAAGGAAGAATCATTGCGGAAACATGGCACGGGTTCCCGGAGTGGGGCTGGTACGGTACCAAGTACGCCGTGATGCTCGCTCTCGGGTTGAAAGATCTGGTACCACAGTTTGTGGATATCAGACCAAGAACAGAGTGGAAAGGAAACGCGGATATGTTCTATCCGAACACTTACTTGGAACCAACAGACTGGGAAGCGATCAAAGCAGAGTATCTTAAGAGACAGAAGAAATGA
- a CDS encoding carbohydrate ABC transporter permease yields MKIKRKKALFVFLLPSVLFVVAFGVYPTIYSLLLSFKDVNLITYIRGTAKYIGFSNYLEVLKDPLFWGAFKNTLVFTGLSLFFQMTIGFGIALLFNYEFPLKGFLQALIMVPWVMPIMVSGTYFRWTFGDSGFLNNLLISLGWIKEPIRWITSEKLAVYSITFANIWLGIPFNYLLLYTGLQEIPEELYESAEIDGAKGWQKVLYITLPCLKPVILTTLVLGCIFTMKVFDLVWIITKGGPGGASHLFTTLSYSLAFDRFQFGKSSAVIILMLLIVIALVFALNKVKIEEG; encoded by the coding sequence ATGAAAATAAAGAGAAAAAAAGCGCTTTTTGTCTTTCTTTTACCGTCTGTCCTTTTTGTTGTTGCTTTTGGAGTGTATCCCACCATTTATAGCTTACTCTTGAGTTTTAAAGATGTAAACCTAATAACCTACATAAGAGGTACAGCGAAGTATATAGGGTTTTCTAATTACCTAGAGGTGCTGAAGGATCCTCTGTTTTGGGGAGCTTTCAAGAATACTCTTGTTTTCACGGGGTTATCATTGTTTTTTCAAATGACAATTGGTTTTGGGATTGCTCTTCTTTTCAATTACGAATTTCCGCTTAAAGGTTTTTTGCAAGCACTGATTATGGTTCCGTGGGTTATGCCTATTATGGTGAGTGGGACATATTTCCGATGGACCTTTGGGGACAGTGGTTTTTTGAATAATTTACTGATCTCTCTTGGTTGGATAAAAGAACCTATAAGGTGGATTACCAGCGAAAAATTGGCAGTATATTCCATCACATTTGCGAATATCTGGCTTGGTATACCATTCAACTACTTACTGCTTTATACAGGTTTGCAGGAAATCCCAGAAGAACTTTATGAGAGTGCCGAAATAGACGGTGCTAAGGGATGGCAAAAGGTTTTGTACATAACACTTCCCTGTCTGAAACCCGTAATCTTAACCACACTCGTTCTTGGTTGCATTTTTACAATGAAAGTGTTCGATCTTGTGTGGATAATCACAAAAGGAGGACCAGGAGGAGCTTCCCATCTTTTCACAACCTTATCTTACTCTCTAGCATTTGATAGATTCCAATTTGGAAAATCCTCAGCAGTCATAATTTTGATGCTTCTAATCGTTATAGCCTTAGTCTTCGCTTTGAACAAAGTAAAGATTGAGGAGGGATAA
- a CDS encoding ABC transporter substrate-binding protein: MRVRTFLILFLSFLVLTPLLFSAKITITIQDYFHPGEGTARFIENVLIPEFQKRYPEVEVKHVYIPFAELLPTILQQSLTGTLPEIIMADNPWVPQLIEAGVFKDITDLVMNDLGEEFWLDFFEGHRLVTSKDGRIYALQLHTNNLALFYRRSLLEKAGVTKVPETWNELLEACKKIKEKLGIYGFALCATASEEGTWQFEPFLWTNGGSLFELDQPEAIEALSFLVKLVEEGYMPRDVVNVSGQGDLTIWFINGEVAMMVNGNWEFGWHLTPDVLKELGDVEVAPLPVPKKGMKALVPFGGECYGISATIDSEKLKYAWEFLKLFYVEKVGEFYEKWTGHIPTRASYAEKIAQLRPELRSFIEQAKYAIPRPLVGGIDKYPDVSHEVIMAIQRALTGVQTPEEAFKEAAANIRKLFSKEEFEKYKKMAREILDNTRKRMMEGK, encoded by the coding sequence ATGAGGGTAAGAACGTTCTTGATACTGTTTCTATCATTTTTAGTGTTAACTCCTCTCCTATTTTCAGCAAAGATTACAATAACCATTCAGGATTACTTCCATCCAGGGGAAGGAACTGCCCGATTCATTGAAAATGTCTTAATTCCGGAGTTTCAAAAACGATATCCAGAAGTAGAAGTGAAGCACGTTTATATACCCTTTGCAGAACTCCTCCCAACCATTCTTCAACAGTCACTCACAGGAACACTGCCCGAAATCATCATGGCTGACAACCCTTGGGTACCACAATTAATTGAAGCAGGAGTTTTCAAAGATATTACAGATCTGGTAATGAACGACCTCGGAGAAGAATTCTGGCTTGATTTCTTTGAGGGTCATAGATTAGTGACAAGTAAGGATGGCAGAATATACGCCTTACAGTTACATACGAACAACCTGGCGCTCTTCTACAGAAGGAGTCTTTTGGAAAAAGCAGGAGTAACAAAAGTGCCAGAAACTTGGAATGAACTCCTAGAAGCTTGTAAAAAGATCAAAGAAAAACTCGGAATCTATGGTTTTGCTCTCTGTGCAACGGCAAGTGAAGAAGGAACGTGGCAGTTCGAGCCGTTCCTATGGACTAATGGTGGGAGTCTCTTTGAACTGGATCAACCAGAAGCAATAGAAGCACTTTCATTCTTGGTCAAGCTAGTGGAGGAAGGCTACATGCCACGAGATGTGGTCAATGTGAGCGGACAGGGTGACCTCACTATCTGGTTCATTAACGGAGAAGTTGCGATGATGGTTAACGGAAATTGGGAATTTGGCTGGCATCTGACACCTGATGTGTTGAAAGAATTGGGTGATGTCGAGGTAGCTCCTCTTCCTGTTCCGAAAAAGGGCATGAAAGCACTAGTACCTTTCGGAGGGGAATGCTACGGTATCTCTGCTACCATAGATTCCGAGAAACTCAAATACGCCTGGGAATTTTTGAAACTCTTCTATGTTGAGAAAGTAGGAGAATTCTATGAAAAATGGACAGGACATATTCCCACGAGAGCTTCTTACGCAGAAAAAATCGCACAACTCAGACCGGAGCTGAGGTCGTTCATAGAGCAAGCAAAATACGCTATTCCAAGACCTTTGGTCGGCGGGATCGACAAGTATCCAGACGTATCACACGAAGTTATTATGGCCATTCAGCGAGCTTTGACGGGAGTCCAGACACCCGAAGAAGCATTTAAAGAGGCTGCAGCTAATATAAGAAAACTGTTCTCAAAGGAGGAATTCGAGAAATATAAGAAAATGGCTAGAGAAATTTTGGACAACACCCGTAAGAGGATGATGGAAGGAAAATAA
- a CDS encoding ABC transporter permease codes for MRWTWLKKNITALYSLATVLIIIFIFQALNPSFLSYEGFRALIYAMSYFLIAACGLTFVILMGSFDFSVVSLLKLAAMFCAVFFDKYGMMVIPISLLLTTAFGCLNGLLVSLFSIPSFMATLGVSIVLEGIVLYFSKGKLFLIYDETFRALAVKQILGLPAVFFWALMVWAICVFVALYTPFGRKTYAIGENIVAARLSGIDVEKHRILVFTLSGFLSGLAGVLYMAQYGGGSVQLGADMSVPLFASIVAGGTALTGGIGGPHLTLIGVIIITWTQTGLLMLAVGRDVQMIIFGIIAIALAAATVDRKRVRIVK; via the coding sequence GTGAGATGGACATGGCTGAAGAAGAACATCACAGCCCTCTATTCACTCGCAACTGTTTTGATCATAATTTTCATTTTTCAAGCTTTGAATCCTTCATTTCTGAGTTATGAAGGATTCCGGGCACTCATATATGCCATGTCTTACTTCCTCATAGCCGCATGTGGATTGACTTTCGTCATTTTGATGGGTTCGTTCGATTTTTCAGTGGTGAGTCTGCTCAAACTTGCCGCGATGTTTTGCGCCGTTTTCTTCGATAAATACGGAATGATGGTCATCCCTATCTCCCTGCTCCTTACAACGGCATTTGGTTGTCTCAACGGTCTTCTGGTATCCCTCTTCAGCATTCCTTCCTTCATGGCAACACTGGGTGTTTCCATTGTTCTGGAGGGTATTGTTCTTTATTTCTCAAAGGGAAAATTATTTTTAATCTATGACGAGACCTTCAGGGCACTGGCTGTCAAACAAATACTGGGACTGCCGGCTGTATTTTTCTGGGCCTTGATGGTCTGGGCGATATGTGTTTTTGTGGCACTCTACACTCCTTTTGGAAGAAAAACGTATGCTATAGGGGAAAACATTGTGGCGGCCAGACTTTCAGGGATAGATGTGGAAAAGCACAGAATCTTGGTTTTTACGCTGAGTGGTTTTCTTTCCGGGCTGGCAGGTGTGCTTTACATGGCTCAGTACGGAGGTGGATCTGTCCAGCTGGGAGCGGATATGTCAGTACCCCTGTTCGCCAGTATTGTAGCTGGAGGAACCGCTCTGACGGGAGGTATAGGGGGGCCCCATCTTACGTTGATAGGCGTGATCATCATTACATGGACGCAGACGGGTTTGCTCATGCTGGCCGTCGGAAGAGACGTTCAGATGATCATTTTTGGAATCATCGCCATTGCCCTGGCTGCTGCCACAGTGGATAGAAAGAGGGTAAGGATAGTGAAATGA
- a CDS encoding carbohydrate ABC transporter permease: MRKRKGWKWTGVVTLVVVLIVFPLYFIAIGGFMSVAEIFRKPPYLFPPHPTLAYCKEAFLTLLPYMKNSFLISFGTLGITLLLSLPSAFVLSKFKMKINRFAHEFFTFVQMLPYVAVIIPLFLIFTKLKLINNIWGAVLGISVFLVPFAVIILRAYMISIPDALLEAALIDGASYTDIFVKIILPLSAPSIASVSILVFLLAWGNFIVPLAFIKERSLQPMSIGLYMFIGQYGVEWNKLMAGSMIYTIPPLIIALIAGKAIVAGLTAGALKE, encoded by the coding sequence ATGAGAAAAAGAAAGGGTTGGAAGTGGACAGGTGTGGTGACCCTGGTTGTTGTTTTGATCGTTTTTCCTCTCTATTTTATAGCTATTGGAGGATTTATGTCTGTAGCAGAAATCTTTAGAAAACCACCTTATCTATTCCCTCCTCATCCGACATTAGCATATTGCAAAGAAGCGTTTCTCACACTTTTACCTTACATGAAAAATAGTTTCCTCATTTCCTTCGGAACCCTTGGAATTACTCTCCTTCTGTCTCTACCGTCAGCATTTGTTTTATCGAAGTTTAAAATGAAAATAAATAGGTTTGCCCACGAATTCTTCACGTTCGTCCAGATGCTACCTTATGTTGCTGTCATTATTCCTCTCTTCCTGATTTTCACAAAGCTTAAATTGATCAACAATATTTGGGGAGCAGTTCTTGGAATTTCGGTCTTCCTTGTCCCTTTTGCTGTCATAATTCTTCGAGCTTATATGATATCAATACCAGACGCTCTTTTGGAAGCAGCCTTAATTGACGGAGCAAGTTATACAGATATATTCGTCAAAATAATTTTACCACTTTCTGCTCCTTCTATAGCGTCTGTGTCTATCCTTGTTTTTTTACTTGCCTGGGGTAATTTCATAGTTCCTCTTGCCTTCATAAAAGAGAGGAGTCTCCAACCAATGAGTATCGGGCTATATATGTTTATCGGGCAGTACGGGGTTGAATGGAACAAACTCATGGCGGGGAGCATGATATACACCATACCACCTCTCATAATTGCTCTGATCGCGGGAAAAGCGATCGTTGCAGGTCTCACTGCCGGGGCTTTGAAAGAATAA